The Microbacterium maritypicum genome contains a region encoding:
- a CDS encoding response regulator: MTEERIRLLIVDDHELIRRGMRMVLDAEDDMQVVGEAVSGAEAVHMAADLRPDVILMDIRMPEMDGIEATRRIVRGTPSSRVLVLTTFDLDEYAFGSLRAGASGFLLKNTPPGQLTTAIRAIAAGDALVSPRVTRSMLDLFATRLPRESETVDPRLGVLTEREREVFLAIAKGYNNTEISKSLFVSESTVKTHVGRILLKLDLRDRVQAVILAYEAGVV, from the coding sequence ATGACCGAGGAACGAATCCGACTCCTCATCGTCGACGATCACGAGCTGATCCGGCGCGGTATGCGAATGGTGCTCGACGCCGAGGACGACATGCAGGTGGTGGGCGAGGCGGTTTCCGGTGCGGAGGCCGTGCACATGGCCGCGGATCTGCGACCCGATGTGATCCTGATGGACATCCGGATGCCGGAGATGGACGGCATCGAGGCGACCCGCCGCATCGTCAGAGGCACGCCGTCGAGCCGCGTGCTGGTGCTCACGACCTTCGACCTCGACGAGTATGCGTTCGGGAGCCTCCGCGCAGGAGCGAGCGGATTCCTGCTGAAGAATACGCCTCCCGGGCAGCTGACCACCGCTATCCGAGCGATCGCCGCGGGTGACGCCCTGGTCTCGCCGCGTGTGACCCGATCGATGCTCGACCTGTTCGCCACACGCCTGCCCCGGGAGTCCGAGACGGTGGATCCGCGGTTGGGGGTGCTGACCGAGCGGGAGCGCGAGGTGTTCCTCGCGATCGCCAAGGGCTACAACAACACCGAGATCAGCAAGAGCCTGTTCGTGTCCGAGTCGACCGTGAAGACCCACGTCGGCCGCATCCTGTTGAAGCTCGATCTGCGCGACCGCGTGCAGGCCGTCATCCTCGCCTACGAGGCCGGGGTGGTCTGA
- a CDS encoding ABC-F family ATP-binding cassette domain-containing protein, which produces MSTPTALHPSVVLDRLTFTWPDGSIALDGVSGAFGSGRTGLVGRNGAGKSTLLRLMAGSLEATSGAITASGEVAYLPQQLTLDVDRRVAELLGVSAALDAVRAISAGDVDPVHFDAVGDDWDIEARAEASLAEAGLAPEFLDRRVGELSGGEAVLVAIAGIRLRRAPITLLDEPTNNLDRDARTKLAAMVQAWKGTLIVVSHDLSLLELMDDTAELYAQTLSVFGGPYSQWRAWLDAEQDAARQAEVTAAQAFRKEKRQRIEAEVKLAHRTRTAKKAEIEKRVPKIVAHGRKMAAEVSAGKLRTEVGAKEDAARSVLDEAGRRVRSDASMKIELPDPQVSRGRRIATIGDHERAWVIQGPERVALIGRNGAGKTTLLERLIAAGVHDSEGTAPDGPEGAERVGSGTEALGRARPPLHAEAHTDLIGYLPQRVDGLDERRSVFENIAAAAPHVPEKELRNRLARFLIRGATAERPVAALSGGERFRVALAKLLLADPAPHLVVLDEPTNNLDLDTVDQLVEALRAYRGAVLIVSHDDAFLRRLDLDLTLEIDAEGALQEVSLEA; this is translated from the coding sequence ATGTCAACCCCCACCGCTCTTCACCCATCGGTCGTGCTCGACCGACTCACCTTCACCTGGCCCGACGGCTCGATCGCGCTCGACGGCGTCTCGGGCGCATTCGGCTCGGGACGCACCGGCCTCGTAGGTCGCAACGGCGCGGGCAAATCCACGCTGCTGCGGCTGATGGCAGGCTCGCTCGAAGCCACATCGGGCGCCATCACGGCATCCGGCGAGGTCGCGTACCTTCCGCAGCAGTTGACTCTCGACGTCGACCGCCGCGTCGCCGAGCTCCTCGGCGTGTCCGCGGCACTCGACGCCGTGCGGGCGATCAGCGCGGGCGACGTCGACCCCGTCCACTTCGATGCGGTCGGCGACGACTGGGACATCGAGGCGCGCGCCGAGGCGTCGCTGGCGGAGGCCGGGCTCGCTCCGGAGTTCCTCGACCGCAGGGTCGGCGAGCTGTCCGGCGGCGAGGCGGTGCTCGTCGCGATCGCCGGCATCCGCCTGCGCCGTGCACCGATCACGCTCCTCGACGAGCCGACCAACAACCTCGACCGCGACGCCAGGACGAAGCTCGCGGCGATGGTGCAGGCCTGGAAGGGCACGCTCATCGTCGTCAGTCACGACCTGTCGTTGCTCGAGCTGATGGATGACACCGCCGAGCTGTACGCCCAGACGCTGAGCGTGTTCGGTGGCCCCTATTCGCAGTGGCGCGCCTGGCTGGACGCCGAGCAGGATGCTGCGAGGCAGGCCGAGGTCACCGCCGCCCAGGCGTTCCGCAAGGAGAAGCGCCAGCGGATCGAGGCCGAGGTGAAGCTCGCCCACCGCACCCGCACCGCGAAGAAGGCGGAGATCGAGAAGCGCGTCCCGAAGATCGTGGCGCACGGCCGCAAGATGGCCGCCGAGGTTTCAGCGGGCAAGCTCCGCACCGAGGTCGGGGCGAAGGAGGATGCCGCGCGATCGGTGCTCGACGAGGCCGGGCGACGTGTGCGCTCCGACGCTTCGATGAAGATCGAACTGCCCGACCCGCAGGTGTCGCGCGGCCGCCGTATCGCGACGATCGGCGATCACGAACGGGCCTGGGTGATCCAGGGGCCGGAGCGTGTCGCGCTGATCGGCCGGAACGGTGCCGGGAAGACCACGCTGTTGGAGCGGTTGATCGCCGCCGGTGTTCACGACTCGGAAGGAACGGCTCCCGACGGGCCAGAGGGGGCGGAGCGCGTCGGATCCGGGACGGAAGCCCTGGGTCGTGCGCGGCCGCCTTTGCATGCCGAAGCCCACACCGATCTGATCGGCTACCTGCCGCAACGGGTGGACGGCCTCGACGAGCGGCGGTCGGTGTTCGAGAACATCGCCGCCGCGGCGCCGCACGTGCCGGAGAAGGAGCTGCGCAACCGGCTCGCCCGGTTCCTCATCCGCGGGGCCACCGCGGAGCGTCCGGTCGCCGCCCTCTCCGGCGGCGAGCGCTTCCGCGTCGCGCTGGCGAAGCTGCTGCTCGCCGACCCCGCACCGCACCTCGTGGTGCTCGACGAGCCGACCAACAACCTCGACCTCGACACGGTCGACCAGCTCGTCGAGGCCCTCCGCGCGTACCGGGGCGCGGTGCTCATCGTGAGTCATGACGATGCGTTCCTGCGGCGGCTGGATCTCGACCTGACACTCGAGATCGATGCCGAGGGCGCTCTTCAGGAAGTCTCGCTGGAAGCGTGA
- a CDS encoding alpha/beta hydrolase: MSENLTIDDTATRWSSPDRGGMPLLVLLHGYGADEHDLFGLVPYLPEGIAVASVAAPLAPPWPMPGRSWYPIEGLDGRNSAAVTLAAESFLHWLDTAATEAPSIALLGFSQGAAVSLQALRLAPERFGAVVALSGYASPGELPNDEALEELRPPVFWGRGTHDDVIPPALIDHTAQWLPTHSELSGRVYTGLTHSISEEELTDVHRFLTKWLDGVAAS; this comes from the coding sequence GTGAGCGAGAACCTGACGATCGACGACACCGCGACCAGATGGTCATCCCCCGACCGCGGCGGGATGCCGCTGCTGGTCCTGCTCCACGGCTACGGTGCCGACGAGCACGACCTGTTCGGACTCGTCCCCTACCTCCCCGAGGGCATCGCCGTCGCATCCGTCGCCGCGCCCCTCGCACCCCCGTGGCCGATGCCAGGGCGCTCGTGGTATCCGATCGAGGGACTCGACGGGCGCAACTCCGCGGCCGTCACCCTCGCGGCGGAGTCCTTCCTGCACTGGCTCGACACGGCGGCGACCGAGGCCCCCTCGATCGCGCTGCTCGGCTTCTCGCAGGGCGCGGCGGTGTCGCTGCAGGCCCTGCGGCTGGCACCCGAGCGGTTCGGCGCGGTGGTGGCGCTGAGCGGCTATGCGTCCCCGGGAGAGCTTCCGAACGACGAGGCCCTGGAAGAGCTGCGCCCACCCGTGTTCTGGGGCCGAGGAACGCACGACGACGTCATCCCACCCGCGCTGATCGATCACACCGCGCAGTGGCTGCCCACGCACTCAGAGCTGTCGGGCCGGGTGTACACCGGGCTCACCCACAGCATCTCCGAGGAGGAGCTCACCGACGTGCACCGGTTCCTCACGAAGTGGCTCGACGGGGTCGCCGCGAGCTAG
- a CDS encoding NUDIX hydrolase family protein: MAVRTPDPEPEPDDEGLGAFRESNPPSPDANPGWLSEFELAEARRRLPMLYVEAIPVRTDGSGQVTEIGILLRSTPMGEMTRTIVSGRVRFGETVRDALFRHVENDLGPMAFPLMPPQPLPFTVAEYFPMPGVSAFHDDRQHAVSLAFVVPVTGTCEPRQDALEVTWFSPEAAASDAVAAEMENGRGTLIRQALASLGLLR; this comes from the coding sequence ATGGCGGTCCGCACACCTGATCCCGAGCCGGAGCCCGACGACGAAGGTCTCGGCGCTTTCCGGGAGTCGAACCCGCCCTCCCCGGATGCGAACCCCGGCTGGCTGAGCGAATTCGAGCTCGCAGAGGCGCGACGCCGTCTGCCGATGCTCTACGTCGAGGCGATTCCCGTGCGCACCGACGGCTCCGGCCAGGTGACCGAGATAGGCATCCTCCTGCGCTCCACGCCGATGGGGGAGATGACGCGCACGATCGTGTCGGGGCGCGTCCGCTTCGGGGAGACGGTGCGCGACGCCCTGTTCCGGCATGTCGAGAACGACCTCGGTCCGATGGCCTTCCCGTTGATGCCGCCGCAGCCGCTGCCCTTCACCGTCGCGGAGTACTTCCCGATGCCCGGCGTGAGCGCCTTCCATGACGACCGGCAGCACGCCGTGTCCCTGGCCTTCGTCGTGCCGGTCACCGGTACGTGCGAGCCGCGCCAGGATGCCCTCGAGGTCACCTGGTTCTCGCCGGAGGCCGCCGCATCCGATGCAGTCGCCGCCGAAATGGAGAACGGTCGCGGCACGCTCATCCGCCAGGCTCTCGCGAGCCTCGGCCTCCTGCGCTGA
- a CDS encoding threonine aldolase family protein yields MSIQHDPAIRGFASDNYSGIHPEVLAAIAAANGGHQSAYGEDAYTARLQEVFQEHFGDGVQAFPVFNGTGANVTGLQSMLPRWGAVIAASTAHINVDEAAAPEKIGGFKLLTVPTDDGKLTPELIDREAWGWGDEHRAQPLVVSITQTTELGTLYTAEEIRTIADHVHERGMKLHLDGARLSNAAAALDLPLRAFTRDAGVDVLTFGGTKNGAMLGEAIVVLNPEAADGLTYSRKFNMQLSSKMRFVSAQLIALLEGDLWLRNARHANAMAARLRSEIEAGIADGSIRGVEFTQPTQSNGVFATLPDGVADRLRDSFRFYDWDAARKEVRWMCGFDTEEADVDAFVAELARLTTA; encoded by the coding sequence GTGAGCATCCAGCATGACCCCGCGATCCGGGGCTTCGCCAGTGACAACTACTCCGGCATCCACCCCGAGGTCCTCGCGGCGATCGCCGCGGCGAACGGCGGCCACCAGAGCGCCTACGGGGAGGACGCGTACACCGCGCGCCTCCAGGAGGTGTTCCAGGAGCACTTCGGTGACGGCGTGCAGGCGTTCCCGGTGTTCAACGGCACCGGCGCCAACGTGACCGGCCTGCAGTCGATGCTGCCGCGCTGGGGCGCGGTGATCGCCGCCTCCACCGCGCACATCAACGTCGACGAGGCCGCGGCCCCCGAGAAGATCGGCGGCTTCAAGCTGCTCACGGTCCCCACCGACGACGGCAAGCTCACCCCGGAGCTGATCGACCGCGAGGCGTGGGGCTGGGGCGACGAGCACCGCGCGCAGCCGCTGGTCGTCTCGATCACCCAGACCACGGAGCTCGGCACGCTGTACACGGCGGAGGAGATCCGCACGATCGCCGACCACGTGCACGAGCGCGGCATGAAGCTGCACCTCGACGGCGCCCGTCTGTCGAACGCCGCCGCCGCCCTCGATCTGCCGCTGCGTGCATTCACCCGCGACGCCGGCGTCGACGTGCTCACCTTCGGCGGAACCAAGAACGGCGCCATGCTCGGCGAGGCGATCGTCGTACTGAACCCCGAAGCCGCCGACGGTCTCACCTACTCGCGCAAGTTCAACATGCAGCTCTCCTCGAAGATGCGTTTCGTCTCCGCCCAGCTGATCGCGCTGCTGGAGGGCGACCTCTGGCTGCGCAACGCCCGGCATGCCAATGCCATGGCGGCGCGCCTGCGCTCCGAGATCGAGGCCGGGATCGCCGACGGATCCATCCGGGGTGTGGAATTCACCCAGCCGACCCAGTCCAACGGCGTGTTCGCCACGCTCCCCGACGGCGTCGCCGACCGGCTCCGCGACTCGTTCCGCTTCTACGACTGGGACGCGGCGCGCAAGGAGGTGCGCTGGATGTGCGGCTTCGACACCGAGGAAGCCGACGTCGACGCGTTCGTCGCCGAACTCGCCCGCCTCACCACGGCCTGA
- a CDS encoding MFS transporter yields MERTSAKRAFANVLVNTLIANVTTSFLWFALTFWVYIETRSVLATGIIGGAYMLFVAFFAMAFGTIVDRNRKHTVMVISSVISAGAFLVAGALYLWQPEAALLDLGGPWFWLFSGVILFGGVIEQLRNIALSTTVTLLIPEEKRANANGLVGTVQGIAFLVTSVFSGLSIGFLGMGWTLAIAIAAMAMTFVHLLFVRIPEGTPEPDPNASSALDFRGSVRAIRLAPGLFALIIFSTFNNLIGGVYMALMDPYGLTLFDAQTWGFALAFASTGFLVGGGLVAKFGLGPRPMRTMLLVVIAMGLLGSVFMLREWWPLYVVGMWVYMALVPPVEAAEQTVIQKVVPFERQGRVFGVAAAMEAAAAPITAFMIAPIAEFLIIPYMNTAEGQQQWGWLLGEGEARGIALICLFAGLIMVVAATLAFFTRSYRRLTDLYAEAPEQVVEAPGNESAGETTAALDRENGHSATRYADAPPVVPGMPPETR; encoded by the coding sequence ATGGAGCGCACCTCAGCGAAGAGGGCTTTCGCCAACGTCCTCGTCAACACGCTCATCGCGAACGTGACGACGAGCTTCCTATGGTTCGCGCTCACGTTCTGGGTCTACATCGAGACGCGGTCGGTGCTGGCCACGGGCATCATCGGCGGCGCCTACATGCTCTTCGTCGCGTTCTTCGCGATGGCGTTCGGCACGATCGTCGACCGCAACCGCAAACACACCGTCATGGTGATCTCGAGCGTGATCTCCGCCGGCGCGTTCCTCGTGGCCGGAGCGCTCTACCTGTGGCAGCCCGAGGCCGCACTTCTCGATCTGGGAGGGCCCTGGTTCTGGCTGTTCTCGGGTGTCATCCTGTTCGGCGGTGTGATCGAGCAGCTGCGCAACATCGCGCTGTCGACGACGGTCACCCTGCTCATTCCTGAAGAGAAGCGCGCGAACGCCAACGGCCTGGTCGGCACGGTGCAGGGCATCGCCTTCTTGGTGACGAGCGTCTTCTCGGGGCTCTCGATCGGCTTCCTCGGCATGGGGTGGACGCTCGCGATCGCCATCGCGGCCATGGCGATGACGTTCGTGCATCTGCTGTTCGTGCGCATCCCCGAGGGGACTCCCGAACCCGACCCGAATGCCTCCAGCGCACTCGACTTCCGCGGAAGCGTGCGCGCCATCCGTCTGGCTCCCGGGCTCTTCGCGCTGATCATCTTCTCCACGTTCAACAACCTCATCGGCGGCGTCTACATGGCGTTGATGGATCCCTACGGACTGACCCTCTTCGACGCGCAGACGTGGGGCTTCGCGCTGGCGTTCGCCTCGACGGGATTCCTGGTCGGCGGCGGGCTGGTCGCCAAGTTCGGTCTGGGGCCCAGACCCATGCGCACGATGCTGCTCGTGGTCATCGCGATGGGGCTGCTCGGGTCGGTGTTCATGCTGCGGGAGTGGTGGCCGCTGTACGTGGTCGGCATGTGGGTGTACATGGCTCTGGTGCCGCCCGTCGAGGCCGCCGAGCAGACCGTGATCCAGAAGGTCGTGCCCTTCGAGCGGCAGGGCCGCGTCTTCGGCGTGGCTGCCGCGATGGAGGCCGCCGCCGCGCCGATCACGGCGTTCATGATCGCCCCGATCGCCGAGTTCCTGATCATCCCGTACATGAACACCGCCGAGGGGCAGCAGCAGTGGGGGTGGCTGCTCGGTGAGGGCGAGGCCCGGGGCATCGCCCTCATCTGCCTGTTCGCCGGACTGATCATGGTCGTCGCCGCCACGCTGGCGTTCTTCACCCGGTCGTACCGCAGGCTCACCGACCTCTATGCCGAGGCTCCGGAGCAGGTGGTCGAGGCGCCAGGGAACGAGAGCGCGGGCGAGACCACGGCCGCGCTCGACCGCGAGAACGGTCATTCCGCGACCAGGTACGCCGACGCTCCGCCCGTCGTCCCGGGGATGCCGCCCGAAACCCGATGA
- a CDS encoding SDR family NAD(P)-dependent oxidoreductase yields the protein MAEHTDSTASTRTVVLAGATSAAGLATARALIAANARVIATGRSVERLQELADAGAQIEIADATSFEDMTALASRIGPVDAVVPLVGGWRGGGGLAGQSDGDFAALLPALHAVRATSRAFDDALRASDAGRFAIVSSTSVARPLAGGANYAAVKAASEAWTRAVAQGYAKAARESGERLRAASVVFRAKALDPEALAARIVALWAEDAAELNDRVFDLG from the coding sequence ATGGCTGAACACACCGACTCGACGGCTTCCACGCGCACCGTGGTCCTCGCCGGAGCCACCAGCGCGGCCGGTCTCGCCACCGCGCGTGCGCTGATCGCTGCGAACGCCCGCGTCATCGCCACCGGTCGCTCGGTCGAACGACTGCAGGAGCTCGCCGACGCCGGTGCTCAGATCGAAATCGCGGATGCGACCTCCTTCGAGGACATGACCGCCCTGGCTTCCCGGATCGGGCCCGTGGACGCGGTGGTGCCGCTGGTCGGAGGCTGGCGCGGAGGCGGGGGCCTGGCCGGGCAATCCGATGGGGACTTCGCCGCCCTGCTGCCGGCCCTGCACGCCGTTCGCGCCACAAGCCGGGCCTTCGACGACGCGCTGCGCGCCTCCGATGCCGGACGCTTCGCGATCGTGTCGTCGACGTCTGTCGCACGTCCCCTAGCCGGTGGGGCGAACTATGCCGCCGTCAAGGCCGCGAGTGAGGCCTGGACCAGAGCCGTCGCTCAGGGCTACGCCAAGGCCGCACGCGAGTCCGGAGAACGGCTGCGCGCAGCATCCGTCGTGTTCCGCGCGAAGGCACTCGATCCCGAGGCCCTGGCCGCACGGATCGTCGCCCTGTGGGCCGAGGACGCCGCCGAGCTCAACGACCGGGTGTTCGATCTGGGCTGA
- a CDS encoding DUF6421 family protein has product MSLLSANSSAVQAIVGEPEVVEDASIAEQSAAWAQLKDAAIAIREMQIKDGSIPDVAHHAAARELVGALTAAIRALAPAFPHDAEYLAASVVDFDRWAASDFGVPDFLDSLMAFQPQQHRVDGIRHLVVFPMYTQNGSSDRLVEALIVETIWPEFIAALEAGDYGNKLFVSLRLVDFTPGYDTNSAVLFPETVAMREIPTFTWGAIFQDREAARYRRVTRAAAAITNLDLPERASAMLDDQQVAEKTFVMWDIIHDRTHMRGDLPFDPFMIKQRMPFFLYSLEEMRCDMTAFRESVKIERALAARIAAGEELTETEQEMHDYAHLVQYAVIFDRIFRFSITGTRTRNYDAVGGQLLFAWLHQRGVLHWTDTALAFDWDNVPDAVVALGDAIDDLYWHSIDRPKVAHWLAAYELVRGTLTPHPASQWARGLLDEILAGAPKGYTDAVMDDEFPLSMFFETLDKKMKPIIESTVGIRGTDD; this is encoded by the coding sequence ATGTCCCTTCTTTCCGCCAACAGTTCCGCTGTCCAGGCCATCGTCGGCGAACCCGAGGTCGTCGAGGACGCATCGATCGCCGAGCAGTCCGCCGCCTGGGCGCAGCTCAAGGACGCCGCGATCGCGATCCGCGAGATGCAGATCAAGGACGGCTCGATCCCGGACGTCGCGCACCACGCCGCGGCCCGTGAGCTGGTCGGTGCGCTCACTGCCGCGATCCGCGCTCTGGCCCCCGCCTTCCCGCACGACGCCGAGTACCTCGCCGCATCCGTGGTCGACTTCGACCGTTGGGCCGCCTCGGACTTCGGGGTGCCCGACTTCCTCGACTCGCTGATGGCCTTCCAGCCGCAGCAGCACCGTGTCGACGGCATCCGCCACCTCGTGGTCTTCCCGATGTACACGCAGAACGGATCGAGCGACCGCCTGGTCGAGGCGCTGATCGTCGAGACGATCTGGCCGGAGTTCATCGCGGCGCTCGAGGCCGGCGACTACGGCAACAAGCTGTTCGTCTCGCTGCGCCTGGTCGACTTCACGCCCGGCTACGACACGAACTCGGCTGTGCTGTTCCCCGAGACCGTCGCGATGCGCGAGATCCCGACATTCACGTGGGGCGCGATCTTCCAGGACCGCGAGGCCGCCCGGTACCGCCGCGTCACGCGCGCCGCTGCCGCGATCACCAACCTCGACCTGCCGGAGCGCGCGAGCGCGATGCTCGACGACCAGCAGGTGGCCGAGAAGACCTTCGTGATGTGGGACATCATCCACGACCGCACCCACATGCGCGGCGACCTGCCTTTCGACCCGTTCATGATCAAGCAGCGGATGCCGTTCTTCCTCTACTCGCTGGAGGAGATGCGCTGCGACATGACGGCGTTCCGGGAATCGGTGAAGATCGAGCGCGCTCTCGCTGCCCGCATCGCCGCCGGTGAAGAGCTCACCGAGACCGAGCAGGAGATGCACGACTACGCGCACCTCGTGCAGTACGCGGTGATCTTCGACCGGATCTTCCGCTTCTCGATCACGGGCACCCGCACGCGCAACTACGACGCGGTCGGCGGACAGCTGCTGTTCGCGTGGCTGCACCAGCGCGGTGTGCTGCACTGGACCGACACCGCTCTCGCGTTCGACTGGGACAACGTGCCCGACGCCGTGGTCGCTCTGGGCGATGCGATCGACGATCTGTACTGGCACTCGATCGACCGTCCCAAGGTCGCGCACTGGCTCGCCGCGTACGAGCTCGTCCGGGGCACTCTCACCCCGCACCCCGCATCGCAGTGGGCCCGCGGCCTGTTGGACGAGATCCTCGCCGGCGCACCGAAGGGCTACACGGATGCCGTGATGGACGACGAGTTCCCGCTGTCGATGTTCTTCGAGACCCTCGACAAGAAGATGAAGCCGATCATCGAGTCGACCGTGGGCATCCGCGGCACCGACGACTGA
- a CDS encoding Lrp/AsnC family transcriptional regulator, whose translation MDDSVDRAILTAISRDGRATLSQLSDAVGLSVSAVQSRLRRLETRGVISGYQAILDPEQVGTPLSAFIEITPLDPAQPDNAPELLEHLDAIEACHSIAGDASYMLFVRVPSPRALEELVRDVRLAANVSTRTTVVLQTYYEHRPIIPVGSTE comes from the coding sequence ATGGATGACTCTGTCGACCGCGCGATCCTGACCGCCATCTCCCGCGACGGCCGCGCCACGCTCTCCCAGCTCTCGGACGCCGTCGGCCTGTCGGTCTCTGCGGTGCAGTCGCGCCTGCGCCGACTGGAGACGAGGGGGGTCATCTCCGGATATCAGGCGATCCTCGACCCCGAGCAGGTGGGCACCCCGCTCTCGGCGTTCATCGAGATCACGCCGCTCGACCCCGCCCAGCCGGACAACGCCCCCGAGCTGCTCGAGCACCTCGACGCGATCGAGGCCTGCCACTCCATCGCCGGCGACGCCAGCTACATGCTGTTCGTGCGGGTGCCGTCCCCCCGTGCGCTCGAAGAGCTGGTGCGCGATGTGAGACTCGCGGCGAACGTCAGCACCCGCACGACCGTGGTGCTGCAGACCTATTACGAGCACCGACCGATCATCCCGGTGGGCTCGACCGAGTAG
- a CDS encoding ArsR/SmtB family transcription factor: MDRNSGPIEGVEHPDHRVEFHLSPGDVEAVRFGISPGHELAHAVRVLRRPAAHPLQWGWLRAVRDRLPREDFALLTTVIGDDGYLPDFLTTAPRWDLTPEVELDELRTAPLDPMRVDFRKMVVRSSGTRQQALREMQDHPERARGMIADAWAAVWEAVLSPVWPQLERLLRADIAVRTRTIASTGIAGMAGDLHRQVTWGSGAVRVSLRRHSEQVDCRGGGLVLVPSVMSAWGCMVLTEPPAQPTLFYPARGVTAGWARDAADITAALSALLGPARAGMLLRAGTARTTSQVARDAGLAISTASHHLAVLRGAGLIASERDGTRMLHLRTPLGEAMVGAVL, from the coding sequence GTGGATCGAAACTCCGGCCCGATCGAGGGCGTCGAGCACCCTGACCATCGCGTCGAGTTCCATCTGAGCCCGGGCGACGTCGAGGCGGTGCGGTTCGGCATCTCGCCCGGGCACGAGCTGGCCCACGCCGTTCGGGTGTTGCGACGCCCCGCCGCGCATCCGCTGCAGTGGGGCTGGCTGCGAGCCGTGCGCGACCGCCTGCCGCGCGAGGACTTCGCGCTGCTCACGACCGTGATCGGCGACGACGGCTATCTGCCCGACTTTCTGACGACCGCACCCCGTTGGGACCTGACGCCCGAGGTAGAGCTCGACGAGCTGCGAACCGCCCCTCTCGACCCCATGCGCGTCGATTTCCGGAAGATGGTGGTGCGATCGAGCGGAACCAGGCAACAGGCTCTGCGCGAGATGCAGGATCACCCCGAGCGGGCTCGCGGGATGATCGCCGATGCCTGGGCCGCCGTGTGGGAAGCGGTGCTCTCTCCGGTGTGGCCGCAGCTCGAACGACTGTTGCGTGCTGACATCGCCGTCCGCACGCGCACGATCGCGAGCACGGGCATCGCGGGCATGGCCGGTGATCTGCACCGACAGGTGACCTGGGGGTCGGGTGCGGTCCGCGTCTCGCTGCGACGCCACAGCGAACAGGTCGACTGCCGGGGAGGTGGCCTGGTGCTCGTCCCCTCGGTCATGTCGGCGTGGGGCTGCATGGTGCTCACCGAGCCACCAGCGCAGCCCACCCTGTTCTATCCGGCCCGTGGCGTCACCGCCGGCTGGGCCCGCGACGCCGCCGACATCACCGCCGCTCTCAGCGCCCTGCTGGGTCCGGCACGAGCGGGCATGCTGCTGCGCGCCGGCACCGCCCGCACGACGTCGCAGGTCGCCCGTGATGCCGGCCTCGCGATATCGACCGCCTCGCATCACCTGGCCGTGCTGCGCGGTGCAGGACTGATCGCCAGCGAACGCGACGGCACCAGGATGCTCCATCTGCGCACCCCGCTGGGTGAGGCGATGGTGGGCGCGGTGCTCTGA
- a CDS encoding cupin domain-containing protein: MNSTSPHSGIVAGSDIRIGSGRSRRFVGAEHGAEVSYFFVENQPGEGPGLHWHPYPETWVVIEGVASITVGEETFVAGAGDTATGPAFIPHRFTNVGDGVLTIIGVHASATIIQTFLDED, from the coding sequence ATGAACAGCACATCACCTCATTCGGGGATCGTCGCCGGGAGTGACATCCGCATCGGCTCGGGGCGCAGCCGCAGGTTCGTCGGGGCCGAGCACGGTGCCGAGGTGTCGTACTTCTTCGTCGAGAACCAGCCGGGGGAGGGGCCGGGGCTGCACTGGCATCCCTATCCTGAGACCTGGGTCGTGATCGAGGGTGTTGCCTCCATCACAGTGGGCGAGGAGACTTTCGTGGCCGGAGCGGGAGACACCGCCACCGGCCCCGCTTTCATCCCGCACCGCTTCACCAACGTGGGGGACGGGGTTCTCACGATCATCGGCGTCCACGCCTCCGCCACCATCATCCAGACGTTCCTCGACGAGGACTGA
- a CDS encoding DUF4287 domain-containing protein, which produces MSFQAYLDNIETKTGLTPRQFIELATEKGFDQTTKATPIVAWLKADYQLGQGHAMALVHVITKGPQISDKHVGKGGAHGDASDTLWLDGKDSNPNA; this is translated from the coding sequence ATGTCCTTCCAGGCATACCTCGACAACATCGAGACCAAGACCGGTCTCACCCCGCGGCAGTTCATCGAACTCGCCACCGAGAAGGGGTTCGACCAGACGACCAAGGCGACGCCGATCGTCGCCTGGCTGAAAGCGGACTACCAGCTGGGTCAGGGGCACGCGATGGCACTCGTGCACGTGATCACCAAGGGGCCGCAGATCAGCGACAAGCACGTGGGCAAGGGTGGCGCTCATGGCGATGCGTCCGACACCCTGTGGCTCGACGGCAAGGACAGCAACCCGAACGCCTGA